AGATGCCGACCGCGAGGCTCGCGAGGACCGAGAGCGTGAAGGTGCGGTTGCGGAACATGGTGAGCGGGATGATCGGCTCGGCGACCTTGAGCTCGGTGACGACCGCGGCGATCAGCAGCACGACCGCGCCGGCGGCCATGAGGTACGACGTGCCCGACGCCCACTCGAACTGCTTGCCGGCCTGCGAGACCCAGATGAGCAGGAGCGAGACGCCGCTCGCGATGAAGACCGCGCCGAGGTAGTCGACGTGCACCTTGCGCTTCGGGTGCGCGGGCAGGTGGAGGGTGACCTGCAGCAGGATGATGGCGATGATGGCGATCGGCAGCGCGATGAAGAAGTTCCAGCGCCAGCCGAACGCGTCCGTCACGACGCCGCCGAGGAGCGGACCGCCGACGGTGCCGACGGCCATGACGGCGCCGAAGAGGCCGGCGTAGCGGCCGCGGTCACGCGGGCTGATGATGTCGGCCATGATGATCTGGCTGAGCGCCGCGAGCCCGCCGGCGCCGAGGCCCTGGAGCACGCGGAAGGCGATGAGCGTCTCGGTGTTCTGCGAGAAGCCGGCGAGGGCGGATCCCAGCACGAAGATCGCGAGCGCGAGCTGGATGAGCAGCTTGCGGTTGAAGAGGTCGGCGAACTTGCCCCAGAGCGGCGTGCTCACGGTGGTGGCGAGGAGCGTCGCGGTGACGACCCAGGTGTAGCCGGACTGGTCGCCCTTCAGGTCGCTGATGATGATGGGCAGCGAGGTCGAGACGACGGTGCCGGCGAGGATCGAGACGAACATGCCGAGGAGGAGGCCCGACAGGGACTCGAGGACCTGGCGCTTCGACATGGATCCGTCCGACGAGACGGTGCGGCGGGGGGCCTTCGCGGGTGACGCGGTGGCCGGGTGGTGCTGGGACATGATCCTCCGGGTAGTTGACTGCAAGCAACCATATGACTGTGGTGGACAGTTGTCAACCATCTCGGGCGGCAGCGGAGACGGCTCATGCCGCGAGGCCGTGGATCCGCCGACCGCGGGACCCGTCGCGGAGCCCCGGGAGTAGACCGGAGGGGTGCGCCGGTCGACCGACCGGCCTCGATGCGAGGAGGAATCCCATGGTCGATTCGGTGGCGACGGTCTGGCTGCCCGTGCAGGACATGACGCGCGCGGTGGCGTTCTACCGCGACACGCTCGGGCTCACGGTGAAGAGCGAGGACGCGGACTGGAGCGAGATCGACGCGGACGGCCTGATGATCGGCCTCAACGCGCGCGAGGAGACGAGCGGCTCGAAGGGCGGCGGCGCGGTCATCTCGTTCACGCCCGAGGGCTCCATCGAGGACGAGCTCGAGCGGCTCCGCGGTCGCGGCGCCGAGATCACGGGCGAGGTCAGCGACCACGAGTGGGGCCGCATCCTCCCGTTCCAGGACAGCGAGGGCAACGACCTCCAGCTGTACACGCCGCCCGTCGGCGGCTAGTCGCGCGGAGCGCTCACGGCAGGGGCTCGAGGTCGACGTGCACGTCGTCGCCGACCGCGAGCCCCTGCGCGTCGCGCACCGCGCGCTTCACGGGGAGGATCCACGTTCCGTCGCCCTGCGGGAACACGGACGTGCGCCAGGTCGTGGTGCCGACGCGCACGCGCACCGGGACGGATCCGAAGCCGCGGCGACCGGCCTGGCCCAGCTCCCGCAGCATCGGGGTGAGGTCGACGGGCAGGGACACGAAGGTTCAGAGCTCGCGCCGGGCCTCCCACGCCCAGAGCGGCGCGGTGAAGTCGAGGGGGAGGTCGTCGGTCACCTGACGACCCTATGGGCGCTGCGCCCAGCCGGCGCGGTCGGCGACGAGCGCCGCGACCTCCGCCGGCGTGCGCGAGGTGGTGTCGATCGCGAGGCCGCCCAGCTCCGCGCCGTCGAGGATCGCGTCGAGCTCGGGCGCGCGGGCCAGGTGCCAGTCGCGGCCGTCGGGGTCGCCGGCGTGGCGTGCGCGGAGGCGCGAGCGGACCGCGTCCGGATCCGCCGTGAGCCGCATCACCAGGGGGTCGCGCGACCCCAGCACCTCGGCGTACCGCGGCAGGTCGGCGGCGCGCTCGACGACGGTCGCCACGATGACGACCGCGGCCCCGGCCGCCCGGTAGTTGCGCGCGAGGTCGCGGAGGTTGCGCAGCTCGACCTCCTGCTGGAACGGATCGTCGGCGGGCGCGGGGTGGAGGAGGCGCACCGCGTCCGCGTCGACGCGGGCGTGCGGCACGTCGCGCTCGGCGAGGAGCGCGCCGAGCGCGTGCATCGTCGCGGTCTTGCCGGCGCCGACCGTGCCGGTGAGGATCACGCCGTCGACGCCGCCCGCGGCGCCGCCCGCGGTGTCGCTCACGGGCGGGGCTCGTCGCGCACGTCGGTGTCGGCCGCGAGCGGGTCGAAGGCGGGGGCGTCGGGGCCGCGGCGGCGGCGCTCGCGGAGGCCGCGGACGGTCTTCGCCGCCAGGAAGAGGAAGTAGGCGCCGGCCGCCGCGAGCCCGAGCACCTGGATCCACGCGGGCACCCAGCCGAGGCGACGGCCGCCGGTGCCGGCCGTCAGGTCGTCGGTCGTGACGAGCATGCCGACGGCCACCGCGATGAGCACGGCGCCCAGCACCGCGGCGGCGACGGCGCGCCCCGTGGTCGGCACCTGCGGCTCCCGCTCGGCGCGCTCCCGCGCCTTCCGGCGGACGACCTCGCGCAGGACGAAGGCGGCCACGACGACGACGACCGCGATGGCGGCGAGGGGGAGGTCCATGCCCTCCACGCTAGGGATCCCCGGCCCGGGCGGCCGGAGCGCCGTGCCCCCACTCGGAGGCACGGCCGGGCCCGACGCGGCCCTGACCGGCCATTCCGCGCGGATCAGCAGCTGAGCGTGAGCAGGCCGCCCTCGACCGCGGCCGTCGTCTCGGTGACGACCTCGAAGGCCGCCGCGCCCGCGTGGACGGTCACGATCGACATGCCCGCCCACACCCGGTGCGGCTCCGAGGTGGTGGAGGTGATCGCGTGGCGGAGGACCCGCAGCCGGTCGAGCGAGAGCGTCGCCAGGCGTCGCGGGATCACCTGGTCGCGGCGCGTGACGACCAGCACCTCGCGCGGCGTGCACGCGGCGATGGCGCCGGCGAGGCTCATCGGGCGCAGGCTGCGGAGGGCGCCCCCCAGGCCGGCCGCGGTGCGGTGCAGCGGGATGCGCGGATGCGACGACAGGAACCGGAGGTCCGGATCCCGTGCCGCCAGCCGCCAGTACTCGGAGCCGACGCCGGCCTCGTCCGCGCCGACCTCCACGCGCGGCGAGTAGGGCGATCCGCGGGGCGGGACGGGCGGCGCCTGGGCGGCGGTCGCGCTCGCGAGCTCCACGAGGAGCGCGGTGAGGTCGGCCACGACGTCGGCGGACGCGCCGTTGTAGGGCACGGCGACCGCGGTGCCGTCGGCCGCGTGCAGGGTGAGCAGCCCGTCGAGGAGGTCCACCCGGTCGCGCACGCCGACCAGCGCGGCGAACGGGATGCGCTGCGACGTGGATCCGCTCCCCACCCGCGTCAGCACCTCGAGGTCGCGCTCGCCCACCACGAGGAGCCGGTCGTAGAGGTCCATCGTCGGGTCGGTGTCGCGCCGGGCGACGTCCCGCGGCACCTTGAGCGCCAGCCGTGCGGCCGCGGGGTCCACGCCGTGGGAGCGGAAGGCGCGCGGCACCTCGTCGGGCGTGCGGACGGGGAGGATCCACGGGCCGAAGGCGTCGTGCTCGGCGGTCCTGGCGGGCGGGGTCACGGCTCGACCGTATCCCGGCGCCGGCCCGGGGTGGCGCTCGCGGGCGCACCCCGTCCGGGGCGTCGGATCCGTGCTACGGGCGCGGAGCGCGGCGGCCGTCCGCCGCCGCCCGGCACCGGTCAGCCCTCGA
This is a stretch of genomic DNA from Clavibacter zhangzhiyongii. It encodes these proteins:
- a CDS encoding MDR family MFS transporter, with the translated sequence MSQHHPATASPAKAPRRTVSSDGSMSKRQVLESLSGLLLGMFVSILAGTVVSTSLPIIISDLKGDQSGYTWVVTATLLATTVSTPLWGKFADLFNRKLLIQLALAIFVLGSALAGFSQNTETLIAFRVLQGLGAGGLAALSQIIMADIISPRDRGRYAGLFGAVMAVGTVGGPLLGGVVTDAFGWRWNFFIALPIAIIAIILLQVTLHLPAHPKRKVHVDYLGAVFIASGVSLLLIWVSQAGKQFEWASGTSYLMAAGAVVLLIAAVVTELKVAEPIIPLTMFRNRTFTLSVLASLAVGISLFGTSVFLAQYMQLSRGATPTQSGLLTIPLMAGLLISSTVFGSLISRRGKWKAIMITGAVLIIAGTGLLSTLRYDTDFVLVGIYMFVLGAGLGMLMQNLVLVVQNAIEVKNLGVATSAVTFFRSLGGTVGVSVLGSILGTIIASEISAGIRGLAPADQAAAAQSLGSGVIPQVSQLTPAVRTVVESAYGVGIGDVFLYSVPLAIVSLIAVVFLPNAQLGSKNAVQLKSDTAADPRTARREDAEDALIGASAGAVALTPAGEANPTGSIRLPEAEDAEVDAR
- a CDS encoding VOC family protein; translated protein: MVDSVATVWLPVQDMTRAVAFYRDTLGLTVKSEDADWSEIDADGLMIGLNAREETSGSKGGGAVISFTPEGSIEDELERLRGRGAEITGEVSDHEWGRILPFQDSEGNDLQLYTPPVGG
- a CDS encoding DUF1905 domain-containing protein codes for the protein MSLPVDLTPMLRELGQAGRRGFGSVPVRVRVGTTTWRTSVFPQGDGTWILPVKRAVRDAQGLAVGDDVHVDLEPLP
- a CDS encoding AAA family ATPase, whose amino-acid sequence is MSDTAGGAAGGVDGVILTGTVGAGKTATMHALGALLAERDVPHARVDADAVRLLHPAPADDPFQQEVELRNLRDLARNYRAAGAAVVIVATVVERAADLPRYAEVLGSRDPLVMRLTADPDAVRSRLRARHAGDPDGRDWHLARAPELDAILDGAELGGLAIDTTSRTPAEVAALVADRAGWAQRP